Proteins from a single region of Fusobacterium gonidiaformans ATCC 25563:
- a CDS encoding beta-ketoacyl-ACP synthase III — protein sequence MKSVGIKGLSSYVPEKVMTNFDFEKIIDTSDEWIRTRTGIEERRFAKPEQATSDLCYEATRKLLAERAIDPKEIDFIMVCTCTPDYPVPSTACILQSKLGIMGIPAVDINAACSGFMYGLTMAASMAQTGLYKNILVIGAETLSRILDMQDRNTCVLFGDGAAAAIVGEVEEGSGILATHLGAEGENDGILQIPGGGSKYPHTLESIEERKQFVKMKGQNVYKFAVHALPDATLAALEKAKISPNQVTRFFPHQANLRIIEAAAKRMNVPVDKFHVNLHKVGNTSAASVGLALADALEKGMVKKGDYVALTGFGAGLTYGSVVMKWAY from the coding sequence TTGAAAAGTGTAGGGATTAAAGGTTTGAGTTCTTATGTTCCGGAAAAAGTTATGACAAACTTTGATTTTGAAAAGATCATAGATACTTCAGATGAATGGATTCGAACAAGAACAGGGATTGAAGAACGAAGATTTGCAAAACCTGAACAGGCAACTTCAGATTTATGTTATGAAGCAACACGAAAATTGTTAGCAGAGAGAGCGATAGATCCAAAAGAAATAGATTTTATTATGGTATGTACTTGTACACCGGATTATCCTGTTCCTAGTACAGCTTGCATTTTACAAAGTAAATTAGGGATTATGGGAATTCCGGCAGTAGATATTAATGCTGCTTGTAGTGGATTTATGTATGGCTTGACAATGGCAGCATCTATGGCACAAACAGGTTTATACAAAAATATTTTAGTGATTGGGGCAGAAACTTTATCTCGAATTTTGGATATGCAAGATAGAAATACTTGTGTTCTATTTGGAGATGGAGCAGCAGCAGCTATTGTAGGAGAGGTAGAGGAAGGAAGTGGAATTTTAGCGACCCACTTAGGAGCAGAAGGAGAAAATGACGGGATTTTACAAATTCCTGGAGGAGGTTCCAAATATCCACATACTTTAGAAAGTATTGAAGAAAGAAAGCAATTTGTAAAAATGAAGGGACAAAATGTATATAAATTTGCAGTGCATGCCCTTCCGGATGCAACTTTAGCTGCTTTGGAAAAAGCAAAAATTTCTCCGAATCAGGTAACACGTTTCTTTCCACATCAAGCTAATTTAAGAATTATTGAAGCAGCTGCAAAGAGAATGAATGTCCCTGTGGATAAATTTCATGTGAATCTACATAAGGTGGGAAATACTTCAGCAGCTTCTGTCGGTTTAGCATTAGCAGATGCCTTGGAAAAAGGAATGGTAAAAAAAGGAGATTATGTTGCCTTAACAGGATTTGGAGCAGGCTTAACATATGGTTCTGTTGTTATGAAATGGGCATATTAA
- the fabD gene encoding ACP S-malonyltransferase, which translates to MGKVAFVFPGQGTQYVGMGKDLYEKSPRAKEILDKMFQSLDFDLKSIMFEGTAEDLKQTKYTQPAIVALSLTLMELAKEKGLKADYVAGHSVGEYTAYGAAGMLSFEEAICLTAARGQIMNDVSEKVNGTMAAVLGMPAEKIQEVLAGMDGVVEAVNFNEPNQTVIAGQKAVVEAACLALKEAGARRALPLAVSGPFHSSLMKEAGEKLKEEAEKYHFSMTEIGLVANTTAEVLTSVEDVKNEIYHQSFGPVYWVKTIEYLVAAGVDTIYEIGPGKVLSGLIKKINKEITVKNIETLEEIENLM; encoded by the coding sequence ATGGGAAAGGTAGCTTTTGTTTTTCCGGGGCAAGGGACACAATATGTTGGAATGGGAAAGGATTTATATGAAAAAAGTCCGAGAGCAAAAGAAATTTTAGATAAGATGTTTCAAAGTTTAGATTTTGATTTGAAGTCTATTATGTTTGAAGGAACAGCGGAAGATTTAAAACAAACGAAATATACACAACCTGCGATTGTAGCCTTGAGTTTAACTTTAATGGAACTAGCAAAAGAAAAAGGTCTAAAAGCGGACTATGTCGCGGGGCATTCAGTGGGAGAATATACAGCTTATGGAGCAGCCGGAATGTTATCTTTCGAAGAAGCAATTTGTTTAACTGCTGCAAGAGGGCAAATTATGAATGATGTTTCAGAAAAAGTAAATGGAACGATGGCAGCAGTGTTAGGAATGCCGGCAGAAAAAATTCAAGAAGTTTTAGCAGGAATGGACGGAGTCGTGGAAGCGGTGAACTTTAATGAACCGAATCAGACAGTGATTGCCGGACAAAAAGCGGTAGTAGAAGCAGCTTGTCTTGCTTTAAAAGAAGCAGGAGCAAGAAGAGCTCTTCCTTTGGCGGTATCCGGTCCTTTTCACTCTTCTTTGATGAAAGAAGCGGGAGAAAAATTGAAAGAAGAGGCTGAAAAATACCATTTCTCGATGACGGAAATTGGATTGGTTGCAAATACAACAGCAGAAGTATTAACCTCTGTGGAAGATGTGAAAAATGAAATTTATCATCAAAGTTTTGGACCTGTATATTGGGTGAAAACGATTGAATATTTAGTAGCAGCAGGGGTGGATACTATTTATGAAATTGGTCCTGGAAAAGTATTATCCGGACTGATTAAGAAAATAAATAAAGAAATTACTGTAAAAAATATAGAAACACTTGAAGAAATTGAAAATCTAATGTAA
- a CDS encoding acyl carrier protein: MLDKIREIVVEQLGVEPEQVVMEASFTEDLGADSLDTVELIMAFEEEFGVEIPDTEAEKIKTIKDVVDYVEAHQ; this comes from the coding sequence ATGTTAGATAAAATTAGAGAAATCGTAGTAGAACAATTAGGAGTAGAACCTGAACAAGTAGTTATGGAAGCAAGTTTCACAGAAGATTTAGGGGCAGATTCTTTAGATACAGTAGAATTGATTATGGCTTTTGAAGAAGAATTTGGAGTAGAAATTCCTGATACAGAAGCAGAAAAAATCAAAACAATCAAAGATGTAGTAGATTATGTAGAAGCTCACCAATAA
- the fabF gene encoding beta-ketoacyl-ACP synthase II: protein MRRVVVTGLGMISPLGINLKNSWERLLQGECGISKIESYDASEMPVQIAAEVKDFNPMDFGIEKKEVKKLARNTQFAIAASKMALEDSKLNLEETNPFDIGVVISSGIGGMEIFEDQHKNMLEKGVKRISPFTIPAMISNMAAGNVAIYLGLQGPNKSVVTACASGTNSIGEAFEEIKLGKAQIMLAGGTEAAITPFAQNAFANMKALSDTHNEEPQKASRPFSKDRDGFVMGEGAGILVLEELEHAKARGAKIYAEMVGYGSSCDAYHITAPYESGVAAAHAMTMAMKEAGVKPEEVEYINAHGTSTPANDKTETKAIKVALGEENAKKVWISSTKGALGHGLGAAGGLEGVIIAKVLETGMVPPTINYETPDEECDLDYVPNVKREKEIRVAMSNSLGFGGHNAVILMKKYQD from the coding sequence ATGAGACGAGTTGTAGTAACTGGATTAGGAATGATTTCTCCTTTAGGAATCAATTTAAAAAATTCATGGGAAAGATTGTTACAAGGAGAATGTGGGATTTCTAAAATAGAATCTTACGATGCTTCAGAAATGCCGGTACAAATTGCAGCCGAAGTAAAAGATTTCAATCCTATGGATTTTGGTATTGAGAAAAAAGAAGTGAAAAAATTAGCTAGAAATACTCAATTTGCGATTGCTGCTTCTAAAATGGCTTTGGAAGATTCTAAATTAAATTTAGAAGAAACCAATCCTTTTGATATTGGAGTAGTCATTTCTTCCGGAATCGGTGGAATGGAAATTTTTGAAGATCAGCATAAAAATATGTTAGAAAAAGGAGTAAAGAGAATTTCACCTTTTACCATTCCAGCAATGATTTCAAATATGGCAGCAGGAAATGTAGCGATTTATCTAGGGTTACAAGGACCAAATAAGTCTGTGGTAACAGCATGTGCTTCAGGTACGAATTCTATTGGGGAAGCTTTTGAAGAAATTAAATTGGGAAAAGCACAAATCATGTTAGCTGGAGGAACGGAAGCAGCAATTACTCCATTTGCACAAAATGCTTTTGCAAATATGAAAGCTCTTTCGGATACACACAATGAAGAACCTCAAAAAGCTTCCAGACCTTTCAGCAAAGATAGAGATGGCTTTGTTATGGGAGAAGGAGCAGGAATTTTAGTTCTGGAAGAATTAGAGCATGCCAAGGCAAGAGGAGCTAAAATTTATGCAGAAATGGTAGGATATGGAAGTAGTTGTGACGCTTATCATATTACAGCACCTTATGAAAGTGGAGTTGCCGCAGCTCATGCTATGACGATGGCAATGAAAGAAGCAGGAGTAAAACCGGAAGAGGTAGAATATATCAATGCTCATGGAACTTCAACACCAGCTAACGATAAGACAGAAACAAAAGCAATCAAAGTGGCTTTAGGAGAAGAAAATGCAAAAAAAGTTTGGATTTCTTCTACAAAAGGGGCTTTAGGACATGGGTTAGGAGCCGCAGGAGGATTAGAAGGGGTAATTATTGCCAAGGTATTAGAAACCGGTATGGTACCACCTACAATCAATTATGAAACACCGGACGAAGAATGTGATTTGGATTATGTGCCAAATGTAAAGAGAGAAAAAGAGATTCGTGTAGCGATGTCTAATTCTTTAGGATTTGGTGGACATAATGCTGTTATTTTAATGAAGAAATATCAAGACTAG
- the rnc gene encoding ribonuclease III, whose protein sequence is MSKNLVDLEHRINYYFNDKNLLKNALIHRSFGNEHKHYKNINNEKLELLGDAVLGLVVAEYLYQKYPEEKEGVLAKIKSMAVSEPVLASISRKLRIGEYLLLSKGEMVTGGRDRNSILGDVFEAILGAIYLDSGFFAAKEYVLFHLKDMIDHIDDFEEILDFKTILQEYCQKKYRDIPKYTLVGEEGPDHRKLFEMQVQIQNNIAKAKGTNKKVAEQMAAKQLCKELGVKWL, encoded by the coding sequence GTGAGCAAAAATTTAGTAGACCTGGAACATAGAATTAATTATTACTTCAATGATAAGAATCTCTTAAAAAATGCTCTTATTCATCGTTCTTTTGGAAATGAACATAAACATTATAAAAATATCAACAACGAAAAACTAGAACTGCTGGGAGATGCAGTTCTAGGGCTTGTTGTTGCAGAATATCTATATCAAAAATATCCAGAAGAGAAAGAGGGAGTATTAGCTAAGATTAAATCCATGGCTGTAAGTGAGCCTGTATTGGCCAGTATATCTAGAAAACTTCGCATAGGAGAATATTTATTGCTGAGTAAAGGGGAAATGGTAACTGGAGGGAGAGATCGAAATTCCATTCTAGGAGATGTCTTTGAAGCTATTTTGGGAGCTATCTACTTAGATAGCGGTTTTTTTGCTGCAAAAGAATATGTTCTTTTTCATTTGAAAGATATGATTGATCATATTGATGATTTTGAAGAAATTCTAGATTTTAAAACGATATTGCAGGAATATTGTCAAAAAAAATATAGAGATATTCCAAAGTATACTTTGGTTGGAGAAGAAGGTCCGGATCATAGAAAATTATTTGAAATGCAAGTACAAATTCAGAATAATATAGCAAAAGCGAAGGGAACAAATAAAAAAGTAGCAGAACAGATGGCAGCAAAACAATTATGTAAAGAACTAGGAGTGAAATGGTTATGA
- a CDS encoding elongator complex protein 3, protein MRHYNIPIFISHFGCPNHCVFCNQKKINGQETDIQVEDIHRIVKEYLKTLPKKSEKEVAFFGGTFTGLSMELQREYLEALQEYIERGDIQGIRLSTRPDYIQKDILEQLRKYGVKAIELGIQSLDEEVLRRSDRFYTEKQVLSSIQQMQSYGFEVGIQIMVGLPGSSLEKEIKTIKTLIAYQPDTARIYPTLVLEDTILEKQYHQGEYQALTLEEAVERSRILYAYLEQAGIRTIRLGLQATEELSKEKTMVAGPYHPAFRELVETEIAYVFLKDIFEKEGVQTIFCTETEVSRIVGLKKKNKERFGKDFQVKIQNNLSEGQVLIGNKVYSREERIRRNLDVGTSMDF, encoded by the coding sequence ATGAGGCATTACAACATTCCGATCTTTATTAGCCATTTCGGCTGTCCAAATCACTGTGTGTTTTGTAATCAAAAAAAAATTAACGGACAAGAAACGGATATTCAAGTCGAGGACATTCATCGAATTGTAAAAGAATATTTAAAAACTCTGCCAAAAAAATCAGAAAAAGAAGTTGCCTTTTTTGGTGGAACTTTTACAGGTCTTTCTATGGAATTGCAAAGAGAGTACTTAGAGGCATTACAAGAATACATAGAGAGAGGAGATATTCAGGGAATTCGATTATCAACACGTCCGGATTATATTCAAAAAGATATTTTAGAGCAACTTAGGAAATATGGAGTCAAAGCAATTGAATTGGGAATTCAATCACTGGATGAGGAAGTTTTGCGAAGAAGTGATAGATTTTATACAGAGAAGCAAGTACTCAGTAGTATACAACAAATGCAGAGCTATGGATTTGAAGTGGGGATTCAAATTATGGTTGGATTACCCGGCTCGAGTTTAGAGAAAGAGATAAAAACTATAAAAACTTTGATTGCTTATCAGCCGGATACTGCTAGAATTTATCCAACTTTAGTCTTGGAAGATACTATTTTAGAAAAGCAATATCATCAGGGAGAATATCAGGCTCTTACTTTGGAAGAAGCGGTAGAAAGAAGTAGAATTCTTTATGCTTATTTAGAACAGGCAGGAATTCGGACAATACGTTTGGGACTACAAGCTACAGAAGAATTAAGTAAGGAAAAAACTATGGTCGCAGGGCCTTATCATCCTGCTTTTCGAGAATTGGTGGAAACAGAGATTGCCTATGTGTTTTTAAAAGATATTTTTGAGAAAGAGGGAGTACAAACTATTTTTTGTACTGAAACAGAGGTATCAAGAATCGTGGGATTAAAGAAGAAAAATAAGGAAAGATTTGGAAAAGATTTTCAGGTGAAGATTCAAAATAACTTGTCAGAAGGGCAGGTCCTGATTGGAAATAAGGTTTATTCCAGAGAGGAAAGGATAAGGAGGAATTTAGATGTGGGAACTTCTATGGACTTCTGA
- a CDS encoding ribonuclease E/G has product MWELLWTSDLFHHKVAIFRDNELWDLRIEEKDKIVRNGFYLAKKEKEHFLLLSSGEKVFCSEAFPNGQEKIVQVLQEEREEKLAQVSQKLEMTNPYFVFFPYGKGIFLSKKMEEEQERKRLREIFQKYEEKGSFLIRTEAKGMLERNLEQEIQQVLKEWQLVQERAFHLKKKGNLRSTVVWIEEILEEYGKQDWKTCYCENFELKETLKEKLTFYQKQVREYHGEISLWKQRKLEEQIRVLCQEKIDLASGGYLWIESTRACVTIDVNSGAGSPRRSNIEAAREIPRQVKLRNLAGNIVIDFINCKNVEEKKEIVSILKEGFSRDHHFIQWGNFHDFDLFLFSRQRKGKELSFYYSEESLFYQVQCLEEECNDLLEQKEKILLIEGEKNILQEWKKQTQCGIKDSIDFQYRKEEKESKKFHIEIK; this is encoded by the coding sequence ATGTGGGAACTTCTATGGACTTCTGACTTGTTTCATCATAAAGTTGCTATCTTTCGAGATAATGAACTTTGGGATTTACGAATAGAAGAGAAGGATAAGATTGTTAGAAACGGGTTTTATCTAGCGAAAAAAGAAAAGGAACATTTTTTACTATTATCTTCTGGAGAAAAGGTTTTTTGTTCGGAAGCATTTCCAAATGGGCAAGAAAAAATCGTGCAAGTTCTTCAAGAAGAAAGAGAAGAGAAATTGGCTCAAGTGAGTCAAAAGTTAGAAATGACGAATCCTTATTTTGTATTTTTTCCTTATGGAAAAGGGATTTTTTTGTCTAAAAAAATGGAAGAAGAGCAAGAGCGAAAGAGATTACGAGAAATTTTTCAAAAATATGAGGAAAAAGGTTCTTTTTTAATTCGTACAGAAGCAAAAGGGATGCTTGAGAGAAATCTGGAACAGGAGATTCAACAAGTGCTAAAAGAATGGCAGTTGGTTCAGGAAAGGGCTTTTCATTTGAAGAAAAAAGGAAATTTACGATCTACTGTTGTTTGGATAGAAGAAATTTTAGAAGAATATGGAAAGCAGGACTGGAAAACTTGTTATTGTGAAAATTTTGAACTGAAGGAGACATTAAAAGAAAAGTTAACTTTCTATCAAAAACAAGTAAGAGAATACCATGGAGAAATTTCTTTATGGAAACAAAGAAAACTAGAGGAACAAATAAGAGTACTTTGTCAGGAAAAAATAGATTTAGCATCAGGAGGATATTTGTGGATAGAAAGTACGAGAGCTTGTGTTACCATAGATGTGAATAGTGGGGCCGGAAGTCCAAGAAGAAGTAATATAGAGGCTGCAAGAGAAATTCCAAGGCAAGTGAAACTTAGAAATCTAGCCGGAAACATTGTGATTGATTTTATCAACTGTAAAAATGTGGAGGAGAAAAAAGAAATTGTATCTATCTTAAAAGAAGGATTTTCAAGAGATCACCATTTCATTCAATGGGGAAATTTTCATGACTTTGACCTTTTTCTTTTTTCTAGGCAGAGAAAAGGGAAGGAATTATCTTTTTATTATTCTGAGGAAAGCCTTTTTTATCAAGTACAATGTTTAGAAGAGGAATGTAATGATCTGTTGGAACAAAAAGAAAAAATTTTGTTGATTGAAGGAGAAAAAAATATATTACAAGAGTGGAAAAAACAGACACAATGTGGTATAAAAGATAGTATAGACTTTCAATATCGAAAAGAAGAAAAAGAAAGTAAGAAATTTCATATCGAGATTAAATAA
- the coaD gene encoding pantetheine-phosphate adenylyltransferase: MRVGIYAGSFDPITKGHQDIIRRALKIVDKLIVLVVNNPSKKYWFNIEEREAMILESMESQYREKIEIHRYEGLLVDFMREKGVNLLIRGLRAVSDYEYEMGYAFTNKELSQGKAETIFIPASREYMYLSSSGVREIAINQGDISAYVDKALEEKIKLRAKELVK; this comes from the coding sequence ATGAGAGTAGGAATTTATGCAGGGAGTTTTGATCCTATCACGAAAGGGCACCAAGATATTATTCGTAGGGCGTTAAAAATCGTAGATAAATTGATTGTGTTGGTAGTCAATAACCCCAGTAAAAAGTATTGGTTTAATATTGAAGAACGAGAAGCGATGATTTTAGAGAGTATGGAAAGTCAATATCGAGAAAAAATTGAAATACATAGATATGAGGGACTCCTAGTTGATTTTATGCGAGAAAAGGGAGTGAATCTTTTGATTCGTGGATTACGAGCGGTTTCTGATTATGAATATGAAATGGGATATGCTTTTACCAATAAGGAATTGTCTCAAGGAAAGGCGGAAACCATTTTTATTCCCGCTTCTCGAGAATATATGTATTTAAGCTCCAGTGGAGTTCGAGAAATAGCGATCAATCAAGGGGATATTAGTGCCTATGTTGATAAGGCATTAGAAGAAAAAATTAAATTGAGGGCGAAAGAATTGGTGAAATAA
- the radA gene encoding DNA repair protein RadA, whose protein sequence is MAKTKSVYYCTECGYQSAKWLGRCPSCQEWGTFEEEVALPKELQKQFHSSSSSGNLGEKVKALSEVTMESSERYTTSMGEFDRVLGGGLLQGEVVLLTGNPGIGKSTLLLQVASCYTEYGDVIYISGEESPSQIKNRSERLGIDEKGLLLFTETDILSIYEYLLKKKPKVVMIDSIQTIYNSALDSISGTPTQIRECTLKIIELAKTYGISFFVVGHITKDGKVAGPKILEHMVDAVFNFEGEEGLYYRILRSTKNRFGSTNELAVFSMEEDGMKEIKNSSEYFLSEREEKNIGSMVVPILEGTKVFLLELQSLLTDVSIGIPKRVVQGYDRNRLQILIAIAERKLYLPLGMKDVFINVPGGLNISDPAADLALLISMLSAYHSVEISQKIAAIGELGLRGEIRKVFFIEKRLRELEKLGFKGVYVPEANRKELEKKQYHLKIIYLKNLEELLERIKEGR, encoded by the coding sequence ATGGCAAAAACAAAGTCTGTTTATTACTGTACCGAGTGTGGATATCAGTCTGCAAAATGGTTAGGAAGATGTCCTTCCTGTCAAGAATGGGGAACTTTTGAGGAAGAAGTTGCTCTTCCTAAGGAATTACAAAAACAATTTCATAGTAGTTCTTCTTCCGGGAATTTGGGAGAGAAAGTAAAGGCTTTGTCTGAAGTTACCATGGAGTCAAGTGAACGATACACGACGAGTATGGGAGAATTCGATCGAGTATTGGGAGGAGGACTATTACAAGGAGAAGTAGTGCTACTAACAGGAAACCCCGGAATAGGGAAATCTACCTTATTACTACAAGTAGCTTCTTGTTATACAGAATATGGAGATGTTATCTATATTTCAGGAGAGGAATCTCCTTCCCAAATAAAAAATAGAAGCGAACGATTAGGAATTGATGAGAAAGGTTTGCTTTTATTTACAGAAACGGACATTTTATCGATTTATGAGTACTTATTAAAAAAGAAACCTAAGGTAGTTATGATTGATTCTATACAAACTATCTATAATTCTGCACTAGATTCTATTTCGGGGACACCGACACAGATTCGAGAATGTACCTTAAAAATTATAGAGCTGGCAAAAACTTATGGAATTTCTTTTTTTGTGGTAGGTCATATCACAAAAGATGGGAAGGTAGCAGGTCCTAAAATTTTAGAACACATGGTAGATGCTGTTTTTAATTTTGAAGGAGAGGAAGGATTGTATTACCGTATTTTGAGAAGTACGAAAAATCGTTTTGGTTCTACGAATGAATTAGCTGTTTTTAGTATGGAAGAAGATGGGATGAAAGAAATTAAAAATTCTTCTGAGTATTTTTTAAGTGAAAGAGAAGAAAAAAATATTGGAAGTATGGTAGTACCTATCTTAGAAGGAACTAAAGTATTTTTATTAGAATTACAATCTTTGCTGACGGATGTAAGTATAGGGATTCCTAAACGAGTTGTTCAGGGTTATGATAGGAATCGATTACAAATTTTAATTGCAATTGCAGAAAGAAAACTGTATCTTCCCTTAGGAATGAAAGATGTTTTTATCAATGTGCCGGGTGGATTAAATATTTCAGACCCTGCAGCAGACTTAGCACTTTTGATTTCTATGTTATCTGCATATCATTCTGTTGAAATTAGTCAAAAGATTGCAGCGATTGGAGAATTAGGACTTCGTGGAGAAATACGAAAAGTCTTTTTTATAGAAAAAAGATTGAGGGAATTGGAAAAATTAGGTTTCAAGGGTGTCTATGTGCCGGAGGCAAATCGAAAAGAATTAGAGAAAAAGCAATACCATTTAAAAATTATTTATTTAAAAAATCTGGAAGAACTTCTAGAAAGAATTAAGGAGGGAAGATGA
- the disA gene encoding DNA integrity scanning diadenylate cyclase DisA, with amino-acid sequence MIQYDLVEIFEKIAPGTPLREGIVNILDGRLGALLILGYDEEVEKVLDGGFFINCDYTPERLFELAKMDGAIILDEKCEKILYANVHIQADAKYPTSESGTRHRTAHRASQQLKKLVVAVSERKSVVTVYQGIGKYRLQNLSVLMEEATQALKILERYRYVLDKALVNLTLLELDDLVTVFDVITMAQRFEMIARIENELVGYVRELGKEAHLISSQLKELTQDIELEHLEFMKDYLKEESKIELVKKKIHQLTDQELLEAEVLADVFGYGKTYSVLDNKVSSRGYRILGKISKLTKKDIEKMVSTYGNIAEIQEAEDDDLLEIKLSKFKIRAMRTGIQRLKFTVELTR; translated from the coding sequence ATGATTCAATATGATTTGGTCGAAATTTTTGAAAAAATAGCTCCAGGAACACCATTGAGAGAAGGTATTGTTAACATTTTAGATGGACGTTTGGGGGCTCTTCTTATCCTTGGTTATGATGAAGAAGTAGAAAAGGTATTAGATGGCGGTTTTTTTATTAACTGTGACTATACTCCGGAACGATTGTTTGAACTGGCAAAAATGGATGGAGCTATTATTTTAGATGAGAAATGTGAAAAAATTCTCTATGCGAATGTACATATTCAAGCAGATGCGAAATACCCTACTTCAGAAAGTGGGACTAGACATCGAACGGCTCATAGAGCTTCTCAACAATTGAAAAAGTTAGTGGTGGCTGTCTCAGAAAGAAAATCTGTGGTTACTGTGTATCAAGGAATTGGAAAATATCGTTTGCAAAATTTATCTGTTCTGATGGAGGAAGCGACACAGGCTTTAAAAATTTTAGAAAGATATCGATATGTTTTGGATAAGGCTTTAGTGAATTTAACTCTTTTGGAATTAGATGACTTAGTAACCGTATTTGATGTGATTACCATGGCACAACGTTTTGAAATGATTGCCAGAATTGAAAATGAGTTAGTAGGCTATGTGAGAGAACTTGGAAAAGAAGCTCACTTAATCAGTTCACAATTAAAAGAATTGACACAGGATATTGAGTTAGAGCACTTAGAATTTATGAAAGATTATTTGAAGGAAGAAAGCAAAATAGAATTGGTGAAGAAGAAAATTCATCAATTAACAGATCAAGAATTATTAGAAGCAGAAGTTTTAGCAGATGTTTTTGGATATGGAAAGACGTACAGTGTTTTGGATAATAAAGTTTCTTCTCGTGGGTACCGAATTTTAGGAAAAATTAGCAAACTAACAAAAAAAGATATTGAAAAAATGGTAAGTACCTATGGAAATATTGCAGAAATTCAAGAAGCAGAAGATGATGATTTACTGGAAATTAAGTTAAGTAAATTTAAAATTCGAGCGATGAGAACAGGAATTCAAAGATTGAAATTTACAGTAGAGTTGACAAGATAA
- the miaB gene encoding tRNA (N6-isopentenyl adenosine(37)-C2)-methylthiotransferase MiaB, producing MKKATVITYGCQMNVNESAKMKKIFENLGYEITEDIRESDAIFLNTCTVREGAATQIYGKLGELMQVKADRGSIIGVTGCFAQEQGKELLKKFPVIDIVMGNQNIGRLPQAIENIENQTEKHVVFTDHEDDLPPRLDADFGSDQTASIAISYGCNNFCTFCIVPYVRGRERSVPLEEIVRDVDQYVKKGAKEIMLLGQNVNSYGHDFKNGDTFAKLLTEICKVEGDFIVRFVSPHPRDFTDDVIEVIAKEDKIAKCLHLPLQSGSSQILKRMNRGYTKEQYLALAHKIQDKISGVALTTDIIVGFPGETEEDFLDTLEIVREINYDNAFMFMYSIRQGTRAATMQEQIPEDIKKERLQRLMDVQARCSYKESQKYQGKTVRVLVEGESKKNKEVLSGRTSTNKIVLFQGPISLKGSFVDVEIYECKTWTLYGKLV from the coding sequence TTGAAAAAGGCAACAGTAATTACTTATGGATGCCAAATGAACGTGAATGAGAGTGCTAAGATGAAGAAAATTTTTGAAAATCTTGGCTATGAAATAACAGAAGATATTCGAGAAAGTGATGCTATTTTTTTAAATACCTGCACTGTTCGTGAAGGAGCGGCAACGCAAATTTATGGAAAACTTGGGGAATTGATGCAAGTGAAAGCGGACAGAGGAAGTATTATCGGAGTAACAGGATGTTTTGCTCAAGAGCAAGGAAAAGAACTTTTAAAGAAATTTCCGGTCATTGATATTGTTATGGGAAACCAAAATATAGGAAGATTACCACAAGCAATTGAAAATATTGAAAACCAAACAGAGAAACATGTGGTATTTACAGATCATGAGGACGATTTACCACCTAGGTTAGATGCCGACTTCGGTTCGGACCAAACGGCTTCCATTGCCATTAGTTATGGGTGTAACAATTTTTGTACTTTTTGTATAGTCCCTTATGTAAGAGGGAGAGAACGTTCTGTTCCTTTAGAAGAGATTGTCCGAGATGTAGATCAATATGTAAAAAAAGGAGCAAAAGAAATTATGTTATTAGGACAAAATGTCAATTCCTATGGACATGATTTCAAGAATGGGGATACTTTTGCAAAATTATTAACAGAAATTTGTAAGGTGGAGGGAGATTTTATTGTTCGTTTCGTATCTCCTCATCCTAGAGATTTTACGGATGATGTAATTGAAGTCATTGCAAAAGAAGATAAGATTGCTAAATGTTTACATCTTCCTTTACAATCCGGTTCCAGTCAAATTTTGAAACGAATGAACCGTGGATATACTAAGGAGCAATATTTAGCCTTGGCTCATAAAATTCAAGATAAAATTTCAGGAGTAGCATTGACTACGGATATTATTGTAGGGTTTCCTGGAGAAACTGAGGAAGATTTCTTGGATACTTTAGAAATAGTGAGGGAAATTAACTACGACAATGCGTTTATGTTTATGTATTCCATTCGACAAGGAACAAGAGCAGCAACAATGCAAGAACAAATTCCGGAGGATATAAAGAAGGAAAGATTACAACGACTCATGGATGTACAAGCTCGTTGCTCTTATAAAGAAAGTCAAAAATATCAAGGAAAGACAGTACGAGTTTTAGTAGAGGGAGAAAGTAAGAAGAATAAAGAAGTTCTTTCCGGAAGGACTTCTACAAATAAGATTGTACTTTTCCAAGGACCGATTTCTTTAAAAGGAAGCTTTGTAGATGTAGAAATTTACGAATGCAAAACATGGACTTTATATGGGAAGTTAGTGTAA